From Homalodisca vitripennis isolate AUS2020 chromosome 1, UT_GWSS_2.1, whole genome shotgun sequence, the proteins below share one genomic window:
- the LOC124355654 gene encoding uncharacterized protein LOC124355654 → MASGRRTSDNLRNSRPDGRRQPGAQGVPPLRRSAHERPKDLASLTDRDLRLGRATWFKNVDATPDFGMVIFKELFRQYPEVESYFLHLRGNSGSIFDSRTFRSHMTERVVPKLKEVFEALDKPEHLNEVMTKLGLYHAKLGVSGHLVENMLSVILDALKSVMPTKMQPDEETAVRTCLKSAFAIAIDTINIYEKENKQAATDS, encoded by the coding sequence ATGGCGTCGGGCAGAAGAACATCGGACAACCTTCGAAACAGTAGACCTGATGGAAGACGGCAGCCGGGAGCTCAGGGGGTCCCGCCGCTGAGACGATCCGCACACGAGAGGCCCAAGGATTTAGCGAGCCTAACAGATCGAGATCTTCGGCTGGGGCGCGCCACGTGGTTCAAGAACGTCGACGCCACGCCAGACTTCGGCATGGTGATCTTCAAGGAGCTCTTCAGACAGTATCCGGAGGTAGAAAGCTACTTCCTACATCTCCGCGGGAACTCCGGTTCCATCTTCGACAGCCGTACATTTCGTAGTCACATGACGGAACGGGTGGTCCCCAAGCTGAAGGAGGTCTTTGAAGCCCTGGATAAACCCGAACATCTGAACGAAGTGATGACCAAGCTGGGACTGTACCACGCCAAATTGGGCGTATCAGGACACCTAGTCGAAAACATGCTCTCGGTGATCTTGGACGCACTTAAGAGTGTCATGCCCACGAAAATGCAACCGGACGAGGAGACGGCTGTGAGAACTTGTTTGAAATCGGCTTTTGCAATAGCGATTGACACGATTAACATCTATGAAAAAGAGAACAAACAGGCAGCGACAGACTCGTAA